TTCAGTGTTCAGGAAATGGCAATATCGTCAAATTAtgaattatgattattatgactATTTCCTTTTACTACAAATGTATAGCACCCCCTGAACACTTGGACAGTCCTGTTTTCCACCCATTAGTCGGAACTCAACCCACCATTTCCCAGTGATGAAGTCTCTGGTTTGCAGATGTTGTCACGAGTCAGGGCAAAACGAATTGCCGTGCCCGATGCTTTCGATATTGTTTGAAGCCGCAGAGAAAACAGCTCACTCCTCATCTCCTTCATCCTCGTCCTCAGCGCTTCGTTTTCTTCGCGGCTCTGAGTGATTTGTAACTGAAGAGTAGCCGACCCTTCCGAGAACAGTTGGCTAATTTCAGATACAGCCGCTTTCGCAAGTACGTCCATTATGGATGAAAGCTTTTCTTCCATAGTTGAGCCGGACGGTGACATGTTTATTAACATATTTTACTCGACTACCGGCGAGAGGTAACTGATATCAAAATAAATCCTATGATGTCGATTTATCCCAGAACGTCATGCGCACAATGGCCACTTCCGGTATATTACCGTATAACCGAGTACGCGTTCTGCTTCTTTTGTGGGGAGAAAATAGTGAACAGTTAAATGAAGCACCGTCCCATGTTTTTCACTATATTGCGAGTATTCAAACGCATATACATCATTTATGtcgataaaaaaatataatattgttTTGTGCTTGTGGAACCCTCGGGCAGTAGAGTCAGATATGGACGAGTAACTGGTTCGTATGGAGGGAAAAAATAAAGTGACAACCCAATTATTAATTGGGTCACCACGGGTCACTTTTAGATTGACTGTATTCAACTTTGTCGAAATAAATAGAACAGATTTGAGTTCAGTGCAATCAAGAATATTCAGCAGTTTCCACAGTAGAATAGACCATAACATTATGTCAGAAAATAACTCTCTTTAAACACCATTTAGTGTCGGACAAATACAAAtaagaacaaataaaaataagaaaataaattccTTGGAACTATTCCTTTAGGTTTAGTTTTCCATTAAGTTCAGTTTTTGTTCATTTAGTTTCCTTGGTTCGGTCCGTTCAGCATGCGTTAACAAAAGGGAAGACGTACTCTTCaggggtaaaaaaaataattaagggGCCTCTACGAATAATCCCATCGTAGCGTGAACTACAATTTTCGCAAGATGTACTAGAATAAGCGCTCTTTCGATCCATGCGTTCTTATCGTATTGATTTCAGTCAGGTTGTCGCCAACAGTCCGAATCACTtaggtcggacttggccaacgGGCAGTGTTGGGAAAGATAGGCTACTTTTAAAAGGTATCCAgttacagaatacagaatacatgcccTAAAATGTAATATGTCACGTATTCCGTTGCATCACTCAATCTGAGTATTGTATTCTGGATACTTGGATTActtccacattgaattgcattttataagtgtagGGTTGAACAGGATGGGATCAAGAACCAGTCAGGGGGGCCATGGGAAATCCCACAATTCTGTcagatatataggcctacatatagaTGTAAGCATATCAATGTAAGCACTGCTCAGATGAGTTATTATCACCTTAATAGAGCACATCataaattcaataaataaaattcaATAAATTTAAAGATGAATAAGCCTGCTTTTTCACCGAACAGTAACACACTTATTGCTATAACCTGCGACAGCTGAgctgctgtaggcctacattttgtttttgtcgTTAACTAGGTTATACCTttattctttaataggtccaagGGTTATACTGGCTAGGAAAGGCACCTTAAGGTACGCAAGACACAACAGCTCCTCCCGAGTGCCACCGGGGCAATGACCCCCCCTCATCTGTGACGAGGTTATTCTTTATGCAGCCATGAGTAATGTCGTTTTCTGTTATTGAGTGCATCATGGCAAGCTACATTTATGTGAAATTAGTAGTTTTTAAGGATGGAATGTTGAATTTACCTGGGTGTCTGAGTAGACAGAAGATTCTATGCTCTTaaattgtgtgtttctgtgtgtgtgtgtatgtccagggCCAAGTTACCGCAGAGATATTAATCCtaactataatatacaattaaagatattatattaaccttgtctGCATAATTAGTCAATTTACAAGAAACTGTTTAAATTGCTTGGGCATAAAAGGtaccccccttcctctccctaaCCGAGGGATGTTAAGATAGTTTACCTTTGCATTCCCACTGTAGCCAAAAAGTCTAATACTAAGGCCATTCCAGTCAACTGAATTATTCGGTGTCTTGCAGCCATGTCCACTTGACCCATAATGTATTGCAATTTAACTGTTCTCTCCCACCTGGCTGACTTCAGCCATGAACAATCCTAAATTCTCTTCGATGGTCACTCCCCATCACCTTGTTTCCTCTGTATTAACCCACGATATGAACATTTCTCCATAAGAAACATGTAAAGCCATTGTTTCATTGAATGTATGCTtgttaactttgctgcctgCATCTTACCGTGATCATGCTTTTAAATGTTATCAATTATTTTGCAATCTGAAGTGTCCAAAAACGTATTATTGATGCCTGTGTGAAGATGTCTTGATGCAAACAGAAACATATCTATATTATTTAGAAATATCAAAAAGCTGGAAAGAGTTTTTTTCTAAAGCAGTAATTTAATCAGATATTGGATAAAGGTGTCAATCAAAGTGTCCCGGTGACCCGTTTCAAAGCCCCCGATTGCCTGTGTGCATTGATCATGTGCCCACGCAAATGTCTCAGGTCGCTGAAGCTGGCTTTGCACTTGAGACACACGCAGGGCTTCTACCTGGAGTgaatcctcatgtggatcttcaggtggcAGCTCTGACTGAAGctcttcatgcattggtcacacctgtagggcttctccctggagtgaatcctcatgtggatcttcaggctaaagctctgactgaagcgcttcatgcattggtcacacctgtagggcttctccccggagtgaacCCTCATGTGGATCTTAAGGTCGTAGCTCCGTTTGAAGCCCttcttgcattggtcacacctgtacgGCTTCTCACTGGAGTGAATCCTCATATGGATCTTCAGGTTGAAgctctgactgaagcgcttcatgcattggtcacacctgtagggcttctccccagagtgaatCCTCATGTGGGTCTTCAGTTCGTAGCTCCGTTTGAAGCCCTTCATGCATTGCTCACACCTGTAGGGTTTCTCCCTGGAGTGAACTGGACTgaacatgtgggaggagccaggggcatCGGGATGCAGACTATCCGAGGTGGCGCCAGGCTGTGTGCTGCAGTCTCTAATGTCAttgcagtcttctgcagagaggaaaacaaagacatAGAAAGTAATTGTATTAAATCATTATTACTTTTTAGACACTTAACATCGAGGGTTAAGAAGGTGTACAGCAGGCAACAACACGCCAACTCGCTCGTTATAAATTCTCCGGCTCTCCTCTACGCTACGGGCCTGGGTGGGTAAACTCCAGAGGGGCAGATTCTGGCAGTTAGGTTCCCACATACTGCCCCTCAGGGTGTAATCCGGAGGATGTCTGGCTTAAAGTGTGTGAAAGTGCTAACTGTAAAttgatcagctaacatttacacgttttcaatttatttattatttgaaaatgaTAAAACAATACATGTGGCCTCCGTCACGATAACCTATTTGGCTCTTAGGtgtttccatctttgaaatgctcAAATTTTACTCGTGTTATTGCAGGGCTCTGGTCGTTTCAAAGGAGGTCAAGGCATTTTAGCACAGGAAGAATCGAGAACATCCACAGAAGATCCAGGTCATTTGCTTGCTTGCATGGCTGCAATAGTTATAACTTACCTACAGGTGGGATGcatccaccaatatcctcttcctcctcgtttAAAATGGTGTCTTGGGTCTCCTGCTTTGCACATTaagagggaaacacacacgACATATTCTTGCATTTGCACAGAAAATTGTCAATCCCCCCAACGACAAATCATAAAGGTGTTTGCTCTCTATGGTAGGTgctggagttgtaacagagTAAGCCTCacttttggatggtgaatgagaagGGGAATTTTCAACCTGAACAGCCAGCTGTTTGCGGCAATCTAACCGCTTGCCACagtccaggctcttggccacgctgcagtccgcagacagcgagttcagggacTCCACTTCGGCAGCGGTGAAGAGGATGTCATGGCCTTCCACCACTAGTTGCCCCCCCCCTTGTGCGTGGACACTCAGGATCCGTAGCGCCGCGTTTTGACTGGACACGTGGGAGGAGCCCGGGGTTCCCACAGGCAGACTCTCCAAGGTGGCTGCGCTCTGCGTGCtgcggtctccaaaggcatcacAGTCTTCTGCAATGAGGAAAAACCAAGACAAAGTCATTATTTGCAGAcaaaactatttaaaaatacaatatGTAACATTCACACAGAGGGCTTAAAATATGTAGCCTACTGCAGAAACAAATTCAGTTTCGGAGGGAgacgtctcctccagccccctcctccctagacttGAAGCTCAAGCGGATGTCCAGGACGAGGACAATGAACGAATACCAGCGCAAATCGAGCTGAGCACAACATTACATTTATTGTGTTTGGACAATAACCAGAGACAACGTGCCATTCCCTGTAAGAGCATTGAACATATTTTgaatttatttatgtttgagaatgataaaccaggTCATGTGGCATCCGTCTTGACTTGAACCCCTTTTGTGCTCTTGACTGTTTCCATCTTTGAAACGCAACTCGCAAGTTTTACTTGTGGTTTAtcagggctctggtcatgatgcGTTTCCAATAGAGGATCAGCCttttagcgcaggtagaatctAGTAGGCAGCCTAGACTCTATGCTGTAGTATGACTCACTTGCTGGCCTGCATCccccaatatcctcttcaatcTTGATTAAAATGATGTTGGGGGTCTCCTGCTTGTCGTAGAGAGGgaaacaagacatattcttgCATTTTCAGGGAAAAGATGTCAACCCCCATTCTAGACacattgaatcataaaggtgtgtgcTTGCTATGTGTATATTGTGCTTACCTCTGCTGGACTTGTAACTGAGGAAGCCTCacttttggatggtgaatgaaAAGGGGAATGTCCAACCGCATTATGGTCCATCAGGGGCTTTAGatctgatgatgatgaagaaaaaTACAGTCTTGATCAAGACAATTCAGAATTCAGGAAATGGGCATACAAATGTAACAATTAACAGTAACCCCCTAACTGTCTTGTTTTCCAACCATTAGCCGGAACACAACTCACCAATTCCCAGTGATTTAGTCCGTGGTTTGCTGATGTTGTCTCGAGTCAGGGCAAAACGACTTGGCGCACGTGATGCATTCGATCTTGTTTGAAGCCGCAAAGAAAACAGTTCACTCCCCATCTCCTTCATCCTCGTCCTCAGCAATTCGTTTTCTTTGCGGCTCTGAGTTATTTCTAAGCGAAGAGAAGCCGACCCTTCCGAGAACAGTTGGCTAATTTCAGATACAGCCGATTTCGCAAGTACGTCCATAATGGACGACAGCTGTTCTTCCAACGTTGAAGTGCACGGTGACATGTTTATTAACCTATTTTACCTGACTACCGGCGAGATGTAACAGTTATTGATATCAAACGGAACCCTGTGATGGAGATTTATCCCAAAGCGGCAACCGCACAATGGCATCTTCCGGTATATTACCGTAACTGCTGGAAAACAACATCGATGAGCAAATTGGAGTACACGTACCCCGGCCTAGGGGTACTCTTGAGCACTACATGGGGTATGTATGTATTGCCAGAGAATGACGGGCTCTGGTATTGCTCAGGATGAGCAATACAATCATACATATACAATTGTGCGCCAGACAGAACAGCGTCTCCCCGAGTTCCACCGAGGCAATGACTACCCTCATGTGTGATGTTATTCTTTATGCAGTGTGTATTGACTTTTTTTGTCGTTGAGTGCAATTATCATGACAAGCTGCATATTTATATGCAATTGATAGTTTTCTAAATAATTTCTAAAGATAGAATGTGGACTCTATCTGAATCAGGGCCCAAGGACTGGGGGTGTAGGTTGACAGGCTTGGGGGcccccaaggcagaggggggcccATGGGAAGTTtcgatattattattattataaataaaattaagTAGCCTATCTTTTTGATTGTTGTTCAAATAGTTTATTAATATGACTTAATGTCATGATGAATATAGATCTAAATGCAAGCTTAGTTTATTGGTTTAATAAATtggtatattattattaaaagtaAAGACTGCTGTGACTACTCTGTGAACACCCCTAGCAAAAAGCGCAAAATGGTTCAGCCCCCACAGCTGATTTCAAGGCGAATCGCACAATGCGTACGTTGAGACTTATTTTTATCTGGATGGAGATTCGGCAATTCTTCACTCACAGCCACtgttaaagaaattaaaatctGGCTCTCAGAAGAGAAAGGTGAGGAAACCCAGGAAGAGAAGACACAATGAAGGAAGTCAACTTCTTTTGGGTGAGCACAAACGTTTAAACACACAAGATGAAACCTTAACTTCTTAACTACCTCCGTTATCGTTGCTAAAACGAAAAGAGACAACCCAAAGCAAGGGCAGACAATAGGCTACAGTTTCAAATGATGAGGCCTTGGTTATTAAGGTAATGGATGAATAAAGTGTACGGTAATATTGCAACAGCAGGCTGCTGATTTGAATCCCGACCAGAGTCTTTGCATCCCTGCCGTTGAGCCACAGAGAGGATGATAATTGCGATCTACCAGATGGATCCAGACCAACCATGAGTCGATCGGATAGCGCGGCCTCCGCACCGCGGACCGGAGAATGCCGCTAGTCTGCTCTCAACGGAGGTGTCTTTATACGTTGCCTCCCCGTTAACACGACAAGGGGATGGGGCCTGACGGAGTGCTATTAAATTGTTGTGATTTGGTGGAGAGGACATCGACACCAACCTCATTCAGGCCCGGCTAGATGCTCAAAAGGAAGAACGCTACCAATGCCCAAATCTATGCCTCTACGCGCAGCGCAGGTATCCTGCCCTTGATACTATGATATGAGAAGAACTTGCCTCCAAGCCTACATCCAGAACGCCTCCGCAAACACATCCACCTTTTTACACCCGGGTCCTTGACCGCGGCCCTGGTGGGGTCGAGCCCGTGCGGGTCCAGAGCGTTCTCTAGACATTAGACAGCAGGTACGGCGCTTGGATCACCATAACCATTACGACAAGGGGAAGATGACCCATCAAGCCaactccgcccccccctccacgaCCTAGGCGACAGAAAGAAAGACCAGACCTGTTGTACGCAGAGGTCTTCGATCTCTGTGGAGAACCAGGACACATCGCGTGCTATTGCCAGCCCCCATCTGCGCGATGCCCGGGACCCCAGCCGTCGTTATACTAGAAAAGGGCAGCGCAATGAGGACCGCTGCCCACCTACACCGGCGCTCTCACAAACTCCCAACAGCGGCTTGGCCTGCTAGGCCTAGCACGCGGCCGGGACTTGGATTGCAAGTTGAAGGGCAACCCCTGCAGAGCCCTGGTGGATATGTGGTCCACACTCCTTGGTCTGCCCTTGAACCATACCTGGTACCGCTGTCCGTAGGTTATGTAGGTGGAGACCCACCAACGTTTGCATTGCGACACTGACTGGTGAATGTGCTAGAATGCTCGGGAAGGGGATCTCTGTGTCAGTTGTTGCCAACAGCACGGACCACCGGTTCTGGCTGGCCAACATCCAGGACCCTTTCATCATTGGACTGGTCCTGTTGACCAAGCGGGAGGCTCTGGGGGACCTTCCCAGGTCCAAGCTTTACCTAAGCACAGGAGCAGTGACAATCCACACCATTAGTTGTGCACAACAGATTGCCACGTCGCCGCCAGCTACCCGGGAGTCCGCGTGGTTGGCAGCAGCCCATGGTCCCTCAACGCCGCCGCCAGCTGACCAGGAACCCTCCACATCGTCACCAGCAGCAGTGGCTACTGGCAGGTGGAGCTGACACCGGAAGCCCATCCCAAAATCTCCTTTTCCATCGGCCAGGGGCTTTGGCAGTTCAAGGTGATGCCTTTCGGCCTTTGCAGCGCGCCGGCTACCTTTGAACGCCTCAGGGAAAGTCCTGGCTGACGTCCCTAGAAGCCGCTGCGTGGTCTACCTCGATGACTGAATTGTCCACGCTAGAGTTCGAGGGTGCCGTAGGTAATCGGAGGCATGTCTTCTTTGCCGTCCAACAGGCCGGCCTACGCCTTCACCCAAGTTTTTCCGGCAGTTGtcagtggtgaggggggggggccacaGACACTGAAAAAGTCACTTTGGAAAGAGACTGGCCCATCCCTCAGAACATTTTTGAACTGAAGCTTCCTGGGCCTAGCCTCATACTATCAACGGTTCGTCAAGGACTTTGCCACTGTCGACGGGCCTCTGCACCGACTTACCCAGAAAGGCCAGGTGTTTCAGTGGGGAGAGGACTCTGCTACTGCCTTTGTCACGCTGTAGGTCTTGGTGCGGTACTGTCTCAGGAGGGAGAGCACGTGAGCAGGTTTGTCGCCTACTATAGAGGGAGAGCACGTGAGCAGGTTTGTCGCCTACTATAGATGCTCGCTCAGCCGACCAGAGGGGAACTATTGCGTGACCCGCCTCGAGCTGTGCCATCATTCGGAGTCTTTGCCACTTTCGTCCCTACCTCTATGGGAGAAAGTTCCTCTTGCGCACTGACAACGCTTCCCTTGCCTGGCTCATCTACAGGACGACTTCGAGATCCGCCACCGGGCTGGTCGTCTCCACACCAACTAAGACACCCTATCCCGACGCCCCAGCAAGGAAGAGGAGTGCAGACACTGCCAGCGTGTCGAGGACCGAGTGATAGCGGGCCCTTCGGTGGAGGCCATGCGTACAATTCCAGCAGGTggaagcaccccccccccccttatccaGGAGTGGCAATGGCTCCCAGGTTCTACAAAGTGATGACAGCCTGGAGTCACTCGACCTCCAGCAGCTCCGCCATGACAAGAGCCAAGACCCCATCCTCATCCGACCTGGATGGAGGCGGGACGACAAGCATTGGTAGAAGTTTCAGCCCCAAACCCAGAGACCAAGGCCCACTATGCCCAAATTTCCAGCCTCACCATCCGAGACCACCTCCTATCAATGCTGGCAGGTCCCAGGGGGCCACCACAGGGTCCCCTAGCGCCTGGATTCTCGCCAGCTGTGGCCCTGTGACCTTCAGCTTGTCTATGGCTCGGTGGTGGCGGGCCGATTCGGGGTCTCCAAGACCCTTCGCAGACTCAGGTCTCGGTTTT
The Gadus morhua chromosome 7, gadMor3.0, whole genome shotgun sequence DNA segment above includes these coding regions:
- the LOC115547095 gene encoding uncharacterized protein LOC115547095 produces the protein MLINMSPCGSTLEEQLSSIMDVLAKAAVSEISQLFSDGSATLRLQITQSREENEALRTRMKEMRSELFSLRLQTRTIASHAASRFALARANTCTPRTISLGNEDCEAFGDGSTKRGATLDSLHVDPPGSSHVSSHNKELRILSVHGQGEGPLAVDGHDTLFTTSKLEALYSPSAHYSVAKSLDVGEQLVRRMELTVQVGNHLYIHHPTQQTPDTILIKDEEDIGGGLPAVEVCNDIRDCSTTSDSLHPDATGSFHMSSHNRELRILSVHGQGGGQLVVDSHDTLFTASEVEALSSLSMDHSVAKSLDCSEQIVHCEEQTGSRGGRKGQPCVLCGKVFPSNSKMTIHMRTHTSEKPYRCAQCMKRFSQSCNLKIHMSTHSREKPYRCDQCMKGFKRSNDLKIHMRIHSGERPYRCDQCMMCFRQGCHLKMHMGIHSKEKPYRCDQCMKRFRQSYDLKIHMRIHSGEKPCMCLQCKASFSDPRYLRLHRINAHGNEVLLQESKSVDEKVHVLATPWPVKPRPESAKGLGDPESARHHRAIDKLKVTGPQLARIQALGDPVVAPWDLPALIGGGLGWSDEDGVLALVMAELLEVKLGPGKVPQSLPLGQQDQSNDERVLDVGQPEPVVRAVEITQSRKENELLRTRMKEMGSELFSLRLQTRSNASRAPSRFALTRDNISKPRTKSLGIDLKPLMDHNAVGHSPFHSPSKSEASSVTSPAEQETPNIILIKIEEDIGGCRPAKDCDAFGDRSTQSAATLESLPVGTPGSSHVSSQNAALRILSVHAQGGGQLVVEGHDILFTAAEVESLNSLSADCSVAKSLDCGKRLDCRKQLAVQETQDTILNEEEEDIGGCIPPVEDCNDIRDCSTQPGATSDSLHPDAPGSSHMFSPVHSREKPYRCEQCMKGFKRSYELKTHMRIHSGEKPYRCDQCMKRFSQSFNLKIHMRIHSSEKPYRCDQCKKGFKRSYDLKIHMRVHSGEKPYRCDQCMKRFSQSFSLKIHMRIHSREKPYRCDQCMKSFSQSCHLKIHMRIHSR